From the Peromyscus leucopus breed LL Stock chromosome 8b, UCI_PerLeu_2.1, whole genome shotgun sequence genome, one window contains:
- the Kcnj16 gene encoding inward rectifier potassium channel 16 — translation MSYYGSSYRIVNVDSKYPGYPPEHAIAEKRRARRRLLHKDGSCNVYFKHIFGEWGSYMVDIFTTLVDTKWRHMFVIFSLSYILSWLIFGSIFWLIAFHHGDLLNDPGITPCVDNVHSFTAAFLFSLETQTTIGYGYRCVTEECSVAVLTVILQSILSCIINTFIIGAALAKMATARKRAQTIRFSYFALIGMRDGKLCLMWRIGDFRPNHVVEGTVRAQLLRYSEDSEGRMTMTFKDLKLVNDQIILVTPVTIVHEIDHESPLYALDRKAVAKDNFEILVTFIYTGDSTGTSHQSRSSYVPREILWGHRFNDVLEVKRKYYKVNCLQFEGSVEVYAPFCSAKQLDWKDQQLTNSEKTSPARGSCTSDTNVRRRSFSAVAIVSSCENPEETTASPPDECKEVPYQKALLTLNRISMESQM, via the coding sequence ATGAGCTATTACGGAAGTAGCTACCGGATTGTCAATGTGGACTCCAAATATCCAGGCTATCCACCAGAGCATGCCATAGCTGAGAAGAGAAGAGCAAGAAGGCGCCTACTCCACAAAGATGGCAGCTGCAACGTGTACTTCAAACACATTTTTGGAGAATGGGGGAGCTACATGGTTGACATTTTCACCACTCTTGTGGATACCAAGTGGCGCCATATGTTTGTgatattttctctgtcttacatTCTCTCCTGGTTAATATTTGGCTCCATATTTTGGCTCATAGCCTTTCATCATGGAGATCTATTAAATGATCCAGGCATCACACCTTGTGTTGACAATGTGCATTCATTTACGGCAGCATTTTTATTCTCCCTTGAGACCCAAACCACCATAGGGTACGGTTACCGGTGTGTCACAGAAGAATGCTCTGTGGCCGTGCTGACAGTGATCCTTCAGTCCATCTTAAGTTGCATCATAAACACCTTCATTATTGGAGCAGCCTTGGCAAAGATGGCAACTGCCCGGAAGAGAGCCCAGACTATCCGCTTCAGCTATTTTGCCCTCATAGGTATGAGAGACGGGAAGCTTTGCCTCATGTGGCGCATAGGTGATTTCCGACCAAACCATGTGGTAGAGGGAACAGTGAGAGCCCAACTTCTACGTTACTCAGAAGACAGCGAAGGGCGGATGACCATGACTTTTAAAGATCTCAAACTTGTCAATGACCAGATCATCCTGGTAACCCCGGTTACTATTGTCCATGAGATTGACCACGAGAGTCCTCTGTATGCCCTTGACCGCAAGGCAGTGGCCAAAGATAATTTCGAGATTTTAGTGACATTTATCTACACTGGAGATTCTACCGGGACATCCCACCAGTCTAGAAGTTCCTATGTCCCCAGGGAAATTCTCTGGGGCCATCGGTTTAATGACGTATTGGAAGTGAAGAGAAAGTACTATAAAGTGAACTGCTTGCAGTTTGAAGGAAGCGTGGAAGTCTATGCCCCCTTTTGCAGTGCCAAACAGTTGGACTGGAAAGACCAACAGCTCACCAACTCGGAGAAAACATCCCCTGCCCGAGGGTCATGCACCTCAGACACCAATGTCAGGAGGCGGTCTTTCAGCGCGGTTGCCATTGTGAGCAGCTGTGAGAACCCAGAGGAGACCACCGCTTCCCCACCCGATGAGTGCAAGGAAGTCCCCTATCAGAAGGCTCTCCTGACTTTAAATAGAATCTCCATGGAATCCCAGATGTAG